The nucleotide window GGGGACGGAGATCTGACCCTTGAGCACTTCGAGAATGATCGCAGCCTTACGCTCTGAGACTTGGTCGAAACTTTACATCCATGCGTGGCTTCCGATTCTGGGCCGACCCCATGTCCACTAAACTGGGTCAGCTCCAGACAGATACAATGATCTCTTGATTTTGGAAAAACAACAGAAAGTCGATCATATGTTGTGCATAATCTGCATGAGGGTGAAACCTTGCCGATCCTCCGGTGGCGAACACGTCATCCCGTATACGCTAGGTGGTTCGTTCACAATTGACCGCGTATGCTTGGACTGCGATAGCCGTTTAGGCACAACAGTACACTGGACTCATCAATTTGTCCACTATGGAGCGGCGACGGGTTGAGTTTATTACTGATGTTGCGGAGTGTTGCCGTCATTTTACGGGACGTCGGCATTAGCGATCGGCTTTTTGCAGCACGCGGGATAGTACCGTAAATATCCGGAACCAATGACTCCGCTCGTTCTGATGGAGCGTCATTTTATGCTTCGACGATCGTCTGTCGTTTACACGACGATCTTGTCCGCGTTTGTTGCCACAGCCATTGGCTGCTCGAGCGCTTCGACCTCCGCTCTGGTGCCTCGTTCCGGCGCGGCCGGAATCCTTCAGATTCCACAATCTGCGGGAAGTTGGACTACCAAAGCGCCTATGCCGACTGCGCGCTATGGCCTAGCCGTTGGCGTCATCAACGGAATCGTTTATGCGGTCGGAGGTTTCGAAGGTACTACCGAACTGAAGACTTTGGAGGCCTACGATCCTTCGACGAACACATGGACCGCCAAGGCACCCATGCCGACTGCGCGATTCGAATTGGCCGCGGGCGTAGTCAACGGCAAACTCTATGCCGTCGGCGGCTACAACGGTCGCCCGTTGGATACCTTGGAGGCGTACGATCCGGCGACTGACAGTTGGACCACAGAGGCACCGATGCCAACACGACGCTACGGTTTGGCAGTCGGCGTGATTGGGGGAAAACTCTACGCGGTCGGGGGCAAGAGAGTCAAGCACAGCGTCCTGAGTACGGTTGAGGCTTATGATCCCACCACGAATACTTGGGCCGTCAAAGCGTCCATGCCGAAAGCGCGTTATTGGCTCGCCGCCGGCGTCGTCAGCGGCGTGCTATATGCGGTCGGCGGCCGCGAAAACACTGGACATGATTCGATGCAGGCCTTCAATTCGTCGACGAATACGTGGACCAATAGGGCTGATCTTCCGTCCCGTCGACAGCTTATGGCCGCGGGCGTCGTCAATGACAAGCTTTACTCAATCGGCGGACAGGACGACTTCCCGTTTTCAAGCGTGAACCTGCAATACAATCCTACCACAAATAGTTGGACGACTAAGACACCCATGCCGACAGCCCGCACATTTCTGGCCGCGGGCGTCGTTAATGGCATCATTTACGTCGTCGGCGGTACCAACGACGACCATGGAAGAATTGGATTGAGCACAGTTGAGGCTTTCAACCCCCGATAAAAATTCTCGTCATGATCCGCCGCGCCTAACGGGCGAATCGCTCGATGTTGCCTCGCCCGGCGTCATAACGGCGGCGAGAACTTGGAGCCCGAGTGGCCGCCGAGTTCTTCGGCATTTGGCGGCGTTTAGGGTAACCGCGTTGACCAGCAAGATGATCTAAGCCGACGACCGCTCAATCGACTGAAGCAGCAGGGGCGCCGGTCGGTCTGGCTCGGCGGGATGCTGCTGTCGATGGTGAACAGTTTAATGGCTTGAGTCCGAATCGGTTAGCAAACTCGATCTGCGACAAACGCAATTGAAGCCGAATCTCCTTGAGATTGGAAGTCGGCAAGTTTAGTACGAAGACTTGGATGGCGCGCAAACCGCGCAAATCGGAACACCGTGGGGCCTGTGCAAAGCCAACGTTCTCCCGGGTTCACGAGTTGTTTTCATCCTCAAATCCTAACAGTTAGATCGGGGCGAAAGTTGTCGTCTCGTTGGTCGTGACAACAGAGTATGCCCTGCCATCGTGCTACAATATCAAAGCCGACGCGATTCACAGCGGTTAAAGGCGATGGCAGATGTGCCCCGCCAAAGTGCGACCCTAGGATGGCACGACTGATAGACCGCGGCCCCGAGGATAGTAACTTCTCGGCATTGTTCGGCGTGGTCAGCGGCTTCGAGACGCCTTTTGAGCGTCCGCCTATGCGGCCGTTTTCGCGAACGGCGCGGTTTTTCGCAGTACTGCGGACGGCAACTCCTTTCCGCCCGATAGCAACCATCCATCGGTGGTCGCCAAAACACGTTCGATCGAGGTCGGAATGTAGTGGTCAATGTCGGGCGCCTTCGATCGCCATCCCGATTTCGCCGCGGCGATGCGAACGTCCGCGACGTGCACAGACGTAGCTCGGTCGAGTCCCACCCGCAATTTGGGTGGAATCATGATCTCAACGCGTGTCGCGAACGTGATCGTGAAGCCATCGGTCGTTTGAAGATACTTAGCGGAGACAAATTTCGGCCGGTATTTATCGTGAGTCGAGCCTGTGCCATGGCGACGTCAATCCCCGCGTCGCAGGTTGTCACATTTGACGGCGCGTTGCTAATCGGCGCATTGTCTCCCGTGCCGCCTCGATCCTGACGATCACGCGCAAGATTGTTCTACCGGTCCCGACGACGTATCGACGTCAAGTCCGGCAGCGAGCTCTCCCTAGATCGAGCCACCGAGCAACGCGAAATACAATCGAATTTCGATGATACTTTGAATTTGCTCCTACGGCGACATAGAATCAACGGCGATGCCGAGCACATCTCCGCCGGAGCAACACGGTACGGTACCGATAAGCCTGCCGCTCGGATACGAATATTCCGCAGCGTCTTGGTTGGCTTCGTCTGCGACGAACCAATGCTTGTTCTGCCTATTGATCGCCATCCCAAACGGGGAGCCCAGCAGGGGAAACGTCGACGGCGTTGGATTGGGCAAGTGGAATGTTTCGGCTGCGCCGGGTCCCGAATCGGTCACAAGCAGGTCGCCATGGGCGTCGATTGCCAATCCACCTGGATTGTTGAATGCCACGCCTGCAACTTGAGTCTGAACGCCGCAAACTCCCATCGGACACGAAAGCGACCACAGCTCACCGCATTTGGTGGTGCAATTAAACTCGTCAAAGTACACGGTGCCGTTCTTCTTGACGGTGACAAACAGGCCTGTGCCCCCGCCGCTACCATTGCCGAACGGGAAATTGCCGACGAAGGTGCCGCCGTTCGGTCCGCCGCGCCACGTCGAGAGGGACCCGGCTTCCTCGCCTCGCGAAAGGATGTTACTTGCTATTACCGTGCCGTCAGTGGCGATCGTGACGTCGAAAGTGTGTTGCCGGGTGGGATCTTCATATTGATTGGACGGGCTCGTCTGGCCTCGGTGAAACACCTCTATAGTCGAGCTACCTTGATTTGCCACGTAAAGATCGTGCGTTTTCGGCTGCACGAACAACCCAGATGGGTGGGATAGCTTTTTCGTGATCTCTCCGCACGGGCTTTGGCCTGCAAAGTTTCCAGCGTAGACGTGAATGACATTTTTGAACCCATCGGAAACGTACTCGAGTGGGCCCGACGCCGGACAAGAAAAGTGACTCGCAAAGTGTTGATCCGAAAGCGAAAGTGCAGCCCCTTGAGGCGACACTGGACCCGGCGCGACACCCGAGCCGCTCGAACATCCGCCAAGCAGCGCTAATGCGACTGATGCACTCAATAGAT belongs to Candidatus Eremiobacteraceae bacterium and includes:
- a CDS encoding kelch repeat-containing protein; the encoded protein is MPTARYGLAVGVINGIVYAVGGFEGTTELKTLEAYDPSTNTWTAKAPMPTARFELAAGVVNGKLYAVGGYNGRPLDTLEAYDPATDSWTTEAPMPTRRYGLAVGVIGGKLYAVGGKRVKHSVLSTVEAYDPTTNTWAVKASMPKARYWLAAGVVSGVLYAVGGRENTGHDSMQAFNSSTNTWTNRADLPSRRQLMAAGVVNDKLYSIGGQDDFPFSSVNLQYNPTTNSWTTKTPMPTARTFLAAGVVNGIIYVVGGTNDDHGRIGLSTVEAFNPR